The stretch of DNA AGGACAAGCTAAAAGTCACTGTGTTGCTTGGACAATTGACAACTTATTAACCGAGATTCAAACAATAGATATTAACTTATCTAAAAAAATTTATTTGTTAGAAGATTGTACTTCTCCTGTTGTTATTCCTGGAATTATAGATTTTACCGAGCAAGCTAATTTAGCTTTTCAACGTTTTGCCGATGCAGGAATGAATATTATTAAATCGACATCTTCTTTAGCTTTAAATTAATTATTCTTAGTTAAAAGAAGTTGTTATGAATTCAAGAGACTGCTAAATTTACTTGAAAAACGAAAATATTATAATTAAAACAATCCCACTCAAAATTTTTATACCAAGTAAAATAGTAACGCTTATAATTGTTAACCTGGAAGAATTTTAGCACCTGTTAATTTCATTAAAATCTTTAGCCTACTCTTGACAAGAATTGCGATCAATTACATAAACTTTAAATGCCCAATCAAGAATTGATTCTGAACATATAATAGCTTGCCAATGCTCTTTCCAATTAGAAGATAGTTTTAAATATTTAAATCTAATCAAGTAAACCAAGTAACGAAATTTGTGAATGACATATCTAGAAAATAAATATCTTTTGTATTGAGATTTATTGTTAAAAAAATTTAATGCTTTGATTTGTGGAATTTCTGCTAACTTTCGTTTTTGATGAGTATTTAAATCTAAATAATCATTTGCTAATCTGATAATTGTATCAATTTCATCATTAAATTCAATTATAATTTTTGAAAACCAAACTTTTGATTCTAAAGCCAATCTACTAGCTAAATAACCTGTTAAAATCCCTGAACCAATACTTTTACTAGCAACTGTTAAATATTTAGTTAATGACTCGCTTAAATTTAAAGATATTTCATTTTCCATCGCTTGAAATAAAGTTTCAATTGCCGACAAACCAATCGGATGATTATTAGGCATTAAATTAATCATTGTCTTTTTGATTTTAGCTAATTCATGGTTCTTAAATGATTTACCAACAAGATCGTAGAGATCGTCTAACTGAAAAACTAGTTCAACAAGTTTATAAATATTTTTAAAATCTTCTTCAGAAAGAGTAATATGATATTGCTCTAAAATATGTTGGTAAAGTTTTACATAAGCTAAAACACTATCTTTATTCATTTTGTTTTACCGAAGACTTCACTTCTTTAGATTAGAATAACGAACGTATCAAGAATACTGCTGATAACTTTGAACAATAGTCATAAAATTAATTAAAAGCGATCGCTGATGCCTTGGTTTAAATCAGTTAATTTTGTTTAGGATCATAAAGTTTTAAAGCTCAAAAAATATTTCTAATCCATAATTAAGATAGATAATTTTAAATTTCAAGATAAAAGTTTTTAACAAAAGCACAGATTAGGTCAAATGTTATTAATGTGCTGAGGAGAAGCTTGAACGTGAAAAAATAATCAAAAAGGCAAATATTAATCAAACAAGTGTTTGCCGAATATGAGTTTGTTTTGAATTGAGACATAGCTCAGACATTAACATCCGATCTAACTCTGTAAGGAGGATGTAATGAATAGCAATTCGACTAACTCCAATAATGAGGAGAATCAATCTGCGGTTTTTCAATTAACTAATAATGATACTAGTGATTATAGTCCGCAAATCTCAGGTAACAAAGTTGTTTGGCAGGGCGACGATGGTAACGATTCTGAAGTTTATCTCTATAATCACGATAGTGGAACTGTAGTACAACTCACTGATAATGATACTAGTGATTATAGTCCGCAAATCTCAGGCAACAAAGTTGTTTGGGAAGGCTACGACGGCAAAGATTCGGAAATTTATCTCTATGATGGCTCTCAAACCATTCAACTGACTAACAATGATATCTATGAATCTAGTCCACAAATTTCAGGTAACAATGTAGTTTGGTCAGGCTACGATGGTAACGATTCAGAAATTTATCTCTATGACGGGACTCAAACCATTCAACTGACTAATAATGATACTAGTGATTATAGTCCGCAAATCTCAGGCAACAAAGTTGTTTGGGAAGGCTACGACGGCAAAGATTCAGAAATTTACTTTTATGATGGTACTAATACTAACAAACTAACTGTCAACGGTACAGGCGATTACAGTCCACAAATCTCAGGTAACAATGTAGTTTGGTCAGGCTACGATGATAACGATTCGGAAATTTATCTCTATGACGGTAATCAAACCATTCAACTGACTAATAATAATACTAGTGATTATAGTCCACAAATTTCAGGTAACAATGTAGTTTGGTCAGGCTACGATGATAACGATTCCGAAATTTATCTCTATAATGGCTCTCAAACCATTCAACTGACTAATAATAATACTAGTGATTATAGTCCACAAATTTCAGGCAACAAAGTTGTTTGGGAAGGTTACGATGGTAACGATTCAGAAATTTATCTCTATGATGGCTCTCAAACCATTCAACTAACCAATAATGATACCAGTGATTATAGTCCGCGTATCTCAGGTGACAAAGTAGTTTGGCAAGACTACAACGGCAACGATTCGGAAATTTATCTAAATTTTAATCCTTTTCTTGTTCCTGGAGAAATTCAAGGAATTAAATGGCATGATCTCAATGGAAATGGTCAGCAAGATGCAAGTGAACCTGGTTTAGAAGGTTTGACAATTTACCTAGATCAAAATCAGAATAGTCAACTTGATCAAGGAGAAGTTTCTACTGTCACGGATGCTAACGGCTTTTATTCCTTCACCAATTTACACTTTGGTAATTACACAGTTGCTGAACAACTTCCACCTAGATGGCAACAAACTTATCCTGTTGGAGTTGAATACGAATGGTCTGATAGTACTCAACCAGGAGGTATTTCTTTTAACTGGGTAGATATCTCTTCTGTTGGTACAAAATTGAATTTGGGTGATGACGATTACGCAGAAGTTGCCTTACCGTTTAACTTTTCTTTCTATGGAGAAGAATACAACAGCATCAAAATTTCCTCAAATGGATATCTTACCTTTGGCAAGGATGCAACAAATTACTACAACTCTTGGCTTCCGAGTTCTTATGATGCTAATAATTTGATCGCACCATTTTGGGATGATTTAAATCCCAAGGTTGGAGGCTCGATTTACTATTATTACAATCCAACAGAAGAACAATTCGTTGTTCAATATCAGGATGTTCCTCGTTACGAAGTTGAAGGTTCTTTAACTTTTCAAACTATTCTGAACTCTGATGGAACTATTGTCTATCAGTATGACAACCTGAATGCCACTTTTAATAGTGCCACGGTTGGTTTAGAAAACGCTGATGGTACAAAAGGAACTCAAGTAGCATACAACGAGAACTATTTGAATAATGACTTAGCTATCAGTTTTAGCCCCGTTATTAATCCTAAAAATTATACAGCCCATGAAGTCTCTATTGGTACTGGCGAAATCATTAAAAACCTTAATTTTGGCAATCGTTTAACAGGAATTCGGATCGAAGCCGAAGATTACACCAAATATTACGATACTACTACTGGTAATATAGGTGGAGTTTATCGCAATGATGATGTCGATCTTGGTGTTTCTGAAGATGTTGGTGGCGGATATACTGTAGGCTGGATTGATTCGGGAGAATGGTTAACCTATAACGTTAATATTCCTGAAACTTCTACCTATCAGTTGTTTGCCCGTGTTGCTTCTGGACTAGATAGCAATCACAGTTTGAGTGTTTCCATTGATGGACAAACTACGACGTTAAATTTTAATGGTACAGGTGGCTGGCAATCGTGGTCTGATGTCGCAGGTGCAAACCTTAATCTAACTGCTGGTAATCACGAACTGAAACTAGATTTAGGAACTTCTGGTTTTAATGTTAACTACATTGATTTAGTTCCCGCAGCAGGAATTCGGATCGAAGTTGAAGATTACACCAACTATTACGATACTACTGCTGGTAATATAGGTGGAGTTTATCGCAATGATGATGTCGATCT from Stanieria cyanosphaera PCC 7437 encodes:
- a CDS encoding carbohydrate-binding protein produces the protein MNSNSTNSNNEENQSAVFQLTNNDTSDYSPQISGNKVVWQGDDGNDSEVYLYNHDSGTVVQLTDNDTSDYSPQISGNKVVWEGYDGKDSEIYLYDGSQTIQLTNNDIYESSPQISGNNVVWSGYDGNDSEIYLYDGTQTIQLTNNDTSDYSPQISGNKVVWEGYDGKDSEIYFYDGTNTNKLTVNGTGDYSPQISGNNVVWSGYDDNDSEIYLYDGNQTIQLTNNNTSDYSPQISGNNVVWSGYDDNDSEIYLYNGSQTIQLTNNNTSDYSPQISGNKVVWEGYDGNDSEIYLYDGSQTIQLTNNDTSDYSPRISGDKVVWQDYNGNDSEIYLNFNPFLVPGEIQGIKWHDLNGNGQQDASEPGLEGLTIYLDQNQNSQLDQGEVSTVTDANGFYSFTNLHFGNYTVAEQLPPRWQQTYPVGVEYEWSDSTQPGGISFNWVDISSVGTKLNLGDDDYAEVALPFNFSFYGEEYNSIKISSNGYLTFGKDATNYYNSWLPSSYDANNLIAPFWDDLNPKVGGSIYYYYNPTEEQFVVQYQDVPRYEVEGSLTFQTILNSDGTIVYQYDNLNATFNSATVGLENADGTKGTQVAYNENYLNNDLAISFSPVINPKNYTAHEVSIGTGEIIKNLNFGNRLTGIRIEAEDYTKYYDTTTGNIGGVYRNDDVDLGVSEDVGGGYTVGWIDSGEWLTYNVNIPETSTYQLFARVASGLDSNHSLSVSIDGQTTTLNFNGTGGWQSWSDVAGANLNLTAGNHELKLDLGTSGFNVNYIDLVPAAGIRIEVEDYTNYYDTTAGNIGGVYRNDDVDLGVSEDVGGGYTVGWIDSGEWLTYNVNIPETGLYQPIVRVASDVDATHSLDISIDGQTTTLNFNGTGGWQSWSDAIAKILNLTAGTHELKINLNSSGFNLNYIDLLPYIDLNLESDVATDTLLGNLAQTSLVGDSNNDLLTAENDSDHLLSGSQEKDVFVLGNVFEPYYAAKGWEDYVLVTDFASGDVLQLHGSADNYYLGASPEGLPKGTAIFWQGSADEAIAVVEDVLDLTIDSNSFVFI